In the Candidatus Electrothrix sp. GW3-4 genome, one interval contains:
- the rfbD gene encoding dTDP-4-dehydrorhamnose reductase translates to MNILITGAGGQLGQDCCTIIGKTHTVHGRTSGQLDITRPEQVQREVQTLRPDVVVNCAAYTAVDKCESEQEVCWAVNAQGAAHLAEACATEGARLIHISTDYVFAGNKPISEPYREQDPVVPLSAYGKSKLAGEQAIADRMDDFLILRTSWLYGMGGHNFLKTMLRLAMADPERTIRVVNDQYGSLTWTMTLARQIRQLLSSGLTGIAHATAEGSSTWYAGAKYFLESMGVAFSLEPCSTAEYPTPAHRPANSILENSLLKEQGMNLMQGWQQDIDAFIEQYRSTLLT, encoded by the coding sequence ATGAATATTCTTATAACAGGGGCAGGCGGTCAGCTGGGGCAGGACTGTTGCACGATCATAGGAAAAACGCATACTGTGCATGGCCGTACCTCGGGGCAATTGGACATTACCCGGCCAGAACAGGTGCAACGTGAGGTGCAAACACTACGGCCGGATGTAGTTGTCAATTGCGCTGCCTATACTGCGGTGGATAAATGTGAAAGTGAGCAGGAGGTCTGCTGGGCGGTTAATGCTCAGGGTGCTGCTCATCTGGCCGAAGCCTGTGCAACTGAAGGTGCTCGACTCATCCATATCTCGACGGATTATGTTTTTGCTGGCAATAAACCCATTTCAGAACCGTACAGGGAGCAGGACCCGGTTGTCCCCTTATCTGCCTATGGGAAAAGTAAGCTGGCTGGCGAGCAGGCCATTGCGGACAGAATGGATGATTTTCTCATTCTGCGTACCTCGTGGCTCTACGGGATGGGAGGGCATAATTTCCTCAAGACCATGTTGCGCCTGGCAATGGCAGATCCCGAGCGGACTATCCGGGTGGTTAATGATCAGTACGGTTCGCTTACCTGGACCATGACCCTCGCTCGTCAGATTCGCCAGCTGCTCTCTTCTGGGCTCACCGGTATTGCCCATGCGACTGCTGAAGGGTCCAGTACCTGGTATGCTGGTGCAAAATATTTTTTGGAATCCATGGGGGTTGCGTTTTCTCTTGAACCCTGTAGCACGGCGGAATACCCTACCCCGGCTCACCGACCAGCCAATTCCATCCTGGAAAACAGTTTGCTGAAAGAGCAAGGTATGAATCTGATGCAAGGATGGCAGCAGGATATTGATGCCTTTATTGAACAGTATCGGAGTACCCTGCTCACTTAA